One window from the genome of Paracoccus zhejiangensis encodes:
- the purB gene encoding adenylosuccinate lyase, translating to MIPRYARPEMTAIWSPETKFRIWYEIEAHACDAQAELGVIPRASAEAVWKAKDVEFDVARIDEIEAVTKHDVIAFLTHLAEIIGADEARFVHQGMTSSDVLDTTLNVQLVRAADILLADMDKVLAALKRRALEHKDTVRIGRSHGIHAEPTTLGLTFARFYAEMDRNKNRLEKARWEVATGAISGAVGTFANIDPAVEEHVCKMLGLRPEPISTQVIPRDRHAMFFATLGVIASSIENVAIEIRHMQRTEVLEAEEFFSPGQKGSSAMPHKRNPVLTENLTGLARLVRMTVVPAMENVALWHERDISHSSVERGIAPDATITLDFALNRLAGVIEKLVVYPDNMLKNMNKFKGLVMSQRVLLALTQAGVSREDAYRLVQRNAMKVWEQGKDFKEELQADPEVTAALSPAEIEEKFDLGYHTKHVDTIFARVFGPAEAK from the coding sequence ATGATCCCTCGCTATGCCCGCCCCGAAATGACCGCCATCTGGTCGCCCGAAACCAAGTTCCGTATCTGGTACGAGATCGAGGCCCATGCCTGCGACGCCCAGGCCGAGTTGGGGGTGATCCCGCGCGCCAGCGCCGAGGCGGTCTGGAAGGCCAAGGATGTGGAATTCGACGTCGCGCGCATCGACGAGATCGAGGCCGTCACCAAGCATGACGTCATCGCCTTCCTGACCCATCTGGCCGAGATCATCGGCGCCGACGAGGCCCGCTTTGTCCATCAGGGCATGACCAGCTCGGACGTGCTCGACACCACGCTGAACGTGCAGCTGGTGCGCGCCGCCGACATCCTCTTGGCCGACATGGACAAGGTCCTGGCCGCGCTGAAGCGCCGCGCGCTGGAGCACAAGGATACCGTGCGCATCGGCCGCAGCCACGGCATCCATGCCGAACCGACCACGCTTGGCCTGACCTTCGCCCGCTTCTATGCCGAGATGGACCGCAACAAGAACCGGCTGGAAAAGGCCCGGTGGGAAGTCGCCACCGGCGCGATCTCGGGCGCGGTCGGCACCTTCGCCAATATCGATCCGGCGGTCGAGGAGCATGTGTGCAAGATGCTGGGCCTGCGTCCCGAGCCGATCAGCACGCAGGTGATCCCGCGCGATCGCCACGCCATGTTCTTCGCCACGCTCGGCGTCATCGCGAGCAGCATCGAGAACGTCGCCATCGAGATCCGCCACATGCAGCGCACCGAGGTGCTGGAGGCCGAGGAATTCTTCAGCCCCGGCCAGAAGGGCTCGTCCGCGATGCCGCACAAGCGCAACCCGGTCCTGACCGAGAACCTGACCGGCCTCGCCCGTCTGGTGCGCATGACCGTCGTTCCGGCAATGGAGAACGTGGCCCTGTGGCACGAGCGCGATATCTCGCACAGCTCGGTCGAGCGCGGCATCGCGCCGGATGCCACCATCACGCTGGATTTCGCCCTGAACCGGCTGGCGGGCGTGATCGAGAAGCTGGTTGTCTATCCCGACAACATGCTGAAGAACATGAACAAGTTCAAAGGTCTGGTGATGAGCCAGCGGGTGCTGCTGGCTTTGACCCAAGCCGGCGTCTCGCGCGAGGATGCCTATCGGCTGGTACAGAGAAACGCCATGAAGGTCTGGGAACAGGGCAAGGATTTCAAAGAGGAATTGCAGGCCGACCCGGAAGTGACGGCGGCGCTGTCGCCGGCCGAGATCGAGGAGAAATTCGACCTCGGCTACCACACCAAGCATGTCGACACGATCTTTGCGCGGGTCTTTGGCCCGGCCGAGGCGAAATAG
- a CDS encoding FliG C-terminal domain-containing protein: protein MASTTELTARQKAAVIVRLLLDDEDQLPISELDAEVQALLAEEMAAMQLIDRSTRDAVITEFCEQLERIGLTFPGTLGATLELLGQQLSEDATDRLRRAAALSGRSDPWERVAALAVDRLVTLASSEAVEIAALMLSKLPVETSSEVFAGLPRERARAVALAMSMTGAVTQSALQRIGLVLLQAADSLPRPAIDSPATERVGAMLNFASSDLRDAILDGLDQDDADFAGGVRKTIFTFRHIPERIAPRDIPRITREVDNAVLVRALAGAKDNDAEAAIFILSNLPQRLAESLRGDMESAGAIRTRDAEAAMGEVVTAIRKLVDAGDLAFVPLPEDGETAA, encoded by the coding sequence ATGGCCAGCACGACAGAGCTGACGGCGCGGCAGAAGGCTGCGGTGATCGTGCGGCTGCTGCTGGACGACGAGGACCAGTTGCCGATCTCGGAACTGGATGCCGAGGTTCAGGCGCTTCTGGCCGAGGAAATGGCGGCGATGCAGTTGATCGACCGCAGCACCCGCGACGCCGTCATCACCGAGTTCTGCGAACAGCTGGAACGGATCGGGCTCACCTTTCCGGGGACTCTGGGTGCAACGCTGGAACTGTTGGGGCAGCAACTGTCCGAGGATGCCACCGACCGACTGCGGCGCGCGGCTGCGCTGAGTGGGCGCAGCGACCCGTGGGAGCGGGTGGCGGCGCTGGCAGTTGACCGCCTGGTCACCCTGGCCAGCAGCGAGGCGGTCGAGATCGCCGCCCTGATGCTGTCGAAACTGCCGGTCGAAACCTCGTCCGAGGTCTTCGCCGGCCTGCCGCGCGAGCGCGCGCGCGCCGTGGCCCTGGCCATGTCGATGACCGGCGCGGTGACGCAATCGGCCTTGCAGCGCATCGGCCTCGTGCTGCTTCAGGCTGCCGACAGCCTGCCCCGCCCGGCCATCGACTCGCCCGCGACCGAGCGGGTGGGTGCGATGCTGAACTTCGCCAGCTCGGATCTTCGCGACGCGATCCTTGACGGTCTGGACCAGGACGATGCGGATTTCGCCGGCGGCGTGCGCAAGACCATCTTCACCTTCCGCCATATCCCCGAGCGGATCGCCCCCCGCGACATTCCGCGCATCACCCGCGAGGTCGACAATGCCGTGCTGGTCCGCGCCCTTGCCGGTGCCAAGGACAATGACGCCGAGGCGGCGATCTTCATCCTGTCGAACCTGCCGCAGCGCCTGGCCGAATCGCTGCGGGGCGACATGGAAAGCGCAGGCGCCATCCGCACGCGCGACGCCGAGGCAGCCATGGGCGAGGTCGTGACCGCGATCCGGAAGCTTGTCGATGCCGGCGATCTGGCCTTCGTGCCGCTTCCCGAAGACGGCG